A stretch of the Papaver somniferum cultivar HN1 chromosome 6, ASM357369v1, whole genome shotgun sequence genome encodes the following:
- the LOC113287762 gene encoding vesicle-associated protein 4-1-like, with amino-acid sequence MAIADEKSSNGKVWSLCKMPFWQSGGNNNSNVTSSSTSSSSTSQQPQHHHHHNYNHNQQQHVVEGSSNTQSSNTVISVARSLIPTRRRLRLDPATKLYFPYEPGKQVRSAIKIKNTCKSHVAFKFQTTAPKSCFMRPPGGVLAPGESIIATVFKFVEHPENNEKPVDQKSRVKFKIMSLKVTEGIDYVPELFDEQKDQVAVEQILRVVFLDVDRPSPAMEKLKRQLAEAEAALEARKKPPEETGPRIVGEGLVIDEWKERRERYLARQQVEATDSV; translated from the exons atgGCTATTGCCGATGAGAAATCAAGTAATGGGAAAGTATGGAGTTTATGTAAGATGCCATTTTGGCAATCAGGAGGAAATAATAACAGTAATGTAACTtcttcatcaacttcttcttcctctacttcacaacaaccacaacatcatcatcatcataactataatcataatcaacaacaacatgTTGTTGAAGGATCATCAAATACTCAATCATCAAATACAGTAATTTCTGTTGCAAGATCTTTAATTCCTACTCGCCGTAGATTGAGGCTAGATCCAGCAACCAAACTCTATTTCCCAT ATGAACCTGGTAAACAAGTAAGAAGTGCTATAAAAATTAAAAACACCTGCAAATCCCATGTAGCTTTCAAG TTTCAAACAACTGCGCCCAAGAGTTGTTTTATGCGTCCACCAGGTGGAGTTCTTGCTCCTGGTGAAAGTATTATTGCAACTG TGTTCAAGTTTGTGGAGCACCCAGAGAACAATGAGAAACCAGTTGATCAAAAGAGCAGGGTCAAATTTAAGATAATGAGTTTGAAGGTGACTGAGGGAATAGACTATGTGCCTGAGCTG TTTGATGAGCAGAAGGATCAAGTCGCGGTTGAGCAGATCTTACGAGTTGTATTCTTAGATGTGGATCGCCCTAGCCCT GCAATGGAAAAACTAAAGCGTCAATTAGCTGAGGCCGAGGCTGCACTTGAGGCACGGAAGAAACCACCAGAAGAAACTGGTCCACGTATTGTTGGAGAAGGATTAGTCATAGATGAATGG AAAGAACGAAGAGAGAGGTATCTTGCTCGCCAACAGGTTGAAGCTACTGATTCGGTGTAA
- the LOC113287761 gene encoding uncharacterized protein LOC113287761, with protein sequence MVPRRLLSCFGRGSNSKAKNPTASDHHATTHDQTTEEQRRGGAVVVELFSSQGCATSPEAELLISRLGRGDFKDELDVPIILLSFHVDYWDYMGWKDPFGSSQWTVRQKGYIEALKLDTMFTPQVVIQGTTQCVGTDQDAVLSNIRSAPRYPSPTLQATFERPSADTLQVSLTGPLRTKIDSRGVEIMVALYENGLVTDCPKGENKGRVLANDYVVRKFEKLCTVKDISAKKSINGTVNFTLWEGFNSSKCGVAVFLQNSSLQTFGAQNFQLPENL encoded by the exons ATGGTACCCCGTCGTCTGCTATCGTGTTTCGGACGAGGTTCTAATTCGAAAGCAAAGAACCCGACAGCATCAGACCACCATGCAACAACGCATGATCAGACGACGGAAGAACAACGTAGAGGGGGAGCGGTGGTCGTAGAATTGTTTTCATCACAAGGTTGTGCTACTTCACCGGAAGCAGAACTGTTAATATCAAGATTAGGAAGAGGAGATTTTAAGGATGAACTTGATGTACCAATAATATTGTTATCATTTCATGTTGATTATTGGGATTATATGGGTTGGAAAGATCCATTCGGTTCAAGTCAATGGACTGTTAGACAAAAAGGTTATATTGAAGCTTTGAAACTGGATACAATGTTTACACCTCAAGTTGTAATTCAAGGTACAACTCAATGTGTCGGTACTGATCAAGATGCTGTCCTCTCAAACATCAGATCTGCTCCTCGTTATCCTTCTCCCACATTGCAG GCAACATTTGAGAGGCCTTCAGCAGACACCTTACAGGTCTCACTAACTGGACCTTTGAGGACAAAGATTGACAGCCGTGGTGTAGAAATAATGGTGGCTCTCTATGAGAATGGACTAGTCACTGACTGCCCGAAAGGGGAAAACAAAGGTCGTGTCCTCGCTAACGACTATGTTGTACGTAAATTTGAGAAGTTGTGCACAGTGAAAGATATATCTGCAAAGAAAAGCATAAACGGAACAGTTAATTTTACACTCTGGGAAGGTTTCAATAGTAGCAAATGTGGTGTTGCTGTCTTCCTTCAAAACAGCTCCTTGCAGACTTTTGGTGCTCAGAACTTCCAGTTGCCTGAAAACCTGTGA